The genome window ACTTAGCCCATCATCTGATACAGTCCTTTGAGCCGGGAGAGGTCAGCTTTGAAAAAGCCCATGAGATCGGAAAACAGCTTGCGGACGCTGTAACAAAAGGTCAGTATGAATATGTCCTAACCACTCATATTGATAAAGGGCACGTCCATAATCACATCATTTTTTGCGCCGTCAATTTCGTGGATTATCACAAATATAATTCCAACAAAAGAAGCTATTACGGGATCAGAAATATCAGTGACCGTTTATGTTATGAAAATGGATTGTCGGTTATTACTCCGGAAAAAGGGCGAAAAGGGAAAAGCTATATTGAGTATCAAACGGCAAAGACAGGTACAAGCTGGAAAGGAAAGCTGAAAGAAGCGGTTGATCTTCTGATTCCTCAGGTAAAGAATTTTGAAGAGCTTTTAGAGAAGCTTCAAGCTTCCGGCTATGAAATAAAACGCGGGAAATATATATCTTGCAGGGCACCCGGACAGGAGCGATTTACAAGATTGAAAACGCTGGGAGCCGATTATACGGAAGAAGCAATCAGAAAACGGATTGCCGGAATAAAGAGCCGCGCTGTAAAGAAATTGACACAGGAGAACGAAATATCTCTACTGATTGATATTGAAAACAATATCAAGCTGCAGCAGTCGGCAGGCTATGAGCATTGGGCGAAAATCCATAATCTGAAACAGGCTGCAAAGACAATGAATTTTCTTACGGAAAATAACATTAGGCAGTATGAGGATTTAATCAGTCGAATAGATGAAATCGTCCTTGATAGTGAGCAGACAGCAGATAACTTGAAGCAGGTGGAAAAGAAGCTTTCCGATATGTCTGTTATGATAAAAAACATCTCAACCTATCAAAAGACAAAGGATATTCACAGAGCATATATCAAGGCAA of Lachnospiraceae bacterium oral taxon 500 contains these proteins:
- a CDS encoding endonuclease, translated to MAVTKIKPIKSTLKKALEYIQNPDKTDDKMLVSSFGCSYETADIEFEFTLSQALDKGNNLAHHLIQSFEPGEVSFEKAHEIGKQLADAVTKGQYEYVLTTHIDKGHVHNHIIFCAVNFVDYHKYNSNKRSYYGIRNISDRLCYENGLSVITPEKGRKGKSYIEYQTAKTGTSWKGKLKEAVDLLIPQVKNFEELLEKLQASGYEIKRGKYISCRAPGQERFTRLKTLGADYTEEAIRKRIAGIKSRAVKKLTQENEISLLIDIENNIKLQQSAGYEHWAKIHNLKQAAKTMNFLTENNIRQYEDLISRIDEIVLDSEQTADNLKQVEKKLSDMSVMIKNISTYQKTKDIHRAYIKAKDKEAYRNEHESSLILYEASGKALKDAGVTKLPDLTALQKEYSALQKKKEAIYSDYGKLKRKVKEYQKIKHNVDTILQRENTGKEHTKTLE